A single window of Thiomicrorhabdus immobilis DNA harbors:
- a CDS encoding diguanylate cyclase: MFFPYIKDIASTEITTLSINHTIGEAIQTMIKSDHRSIVIIDGHFNHILLAQDILTLNSDELDLDLPISEAVIHRLPKINQEKNILDAIHYLQEPIEYIATTDDEGNLVGLLSHSDLINSTDPEILMESYTIGDVVKSQKNDIWVKSTDSTEFVLKKMKQSDKDCATVIEDGIPVGVFTIKDVLRLYRDHNDIQLPISNYMTQPVEVLTASSSVKQAIEFIKSKPFKRLIVVNLEQQMIGMILQKELISLAYNNWSSIMKQHQQELFEINHLLSEQADRYKHLAAFDPLTKLYNRYKFIELYATESLAMQQRQHAMSIIMIDIDYFKKINDEYGHNTGDDVLRITAETLKKPIRNVDIVCRWGGEEFIVLLPTVDEQQAMLIAEKLRLAIEQETFPQGLRVTASLGVCEAQDDEGLEEVVSRADYALYQAKKQGRNRSVLFKQ; encoded by the coding sequence ATGTTTTTTCCCTATATAAAAGATATTGCTTCTACAGAGATCACCACTCTTTCAATCAACCATACGATTGGTGAAGCGATTCAAACCATGATTAAAAGTGACCATAGAAGCATCGTCATAATTGATGGGCATTTTAATCATATATTACTGGCACAAGACATCCTTACCTTAAACAGCGATGAGTTGGATTTAGATTTACCGATATCGGAAGCGGTCATTCACCGTTTACCTAAAATCAACCAAGAAAAAAACATTCTCGATGCCATCCATTATCTACAAGAGCCGATTGAATATATCGCCACCACCGATGATGAGGGAAATTTAGTCGGCTTATTAAGCCACTCGGATCTAATCAACTCAACCGATCCGGAAATTTTGATGGAGAGTTACACAATTGGTGATGTGGTTAAAAGCCAGAAAAACGATATTTGGGTAAAATCGACAGATTCAACAGAGTTTGTACTGAAGAAAATGAAACAATCTGATAAAGATTGCGCCACCGTCATTGAAGATGGAATCCCGGTTGGGGTTTTTACTATAAAAGATGTTTTAAGGCTTTATCGTGACCATAATGATATCCAGCTCCCCATCTCAAACTACATGACCCAACCTGTTGAGGTTTTAACGGCCAGCTCATCCGTGAAACAAGCGATTGAGTTCATTAAATCCAAGCCGTTCAAACGCTTGATTGTAGTTAATTTAGAGCAGCAGATGATAGGGATGATACTACAAAAAGAGCTGATTTCCCTTGCTTACAATAACTGGTCATCAATCATGAAGCAGCATCAACAAGAGTTGTTTGAGATAAACCACCTACTGTCTGAACAAGCAGACCGTTATAAACATCTTGCCGCTTTTGACCCTTTAACCAAACTGTACAATCGTTATAAGTTCATCGAACTTTATGCAACCGAATCGCTTGCCATGCAGCAACGACAACATGCCATGTCCATCATTATGATTGATATCGATTACTTCAAAAAGATAAACGATGAATATGGCCATAATACGGGTGATGATGTGTTGAGAATAACGGCTGAAACCCTGAAAAAACCGATACGTAATGTGGATATTGTTTGTCGTTGGGGTGGCGAGGAATTTATTGTTTTACTGCCGACAGTGGATGAACAACAGGCCATGTTGATAGCTGAAAAATTACGCCTGGCGATTGAACAGGAAACCTTTCCTCAAGGGTTAAGGGTGACTGCAAGCCTCGGTGTTTGTGAAGCGCAAGATGATGAAGGCCTTGAAGAGGTGGTGTCGCGTGCTGATTACGCACTTTATCAAGCTAAAAAACAAGGCCGAAACAGAAGTGTACTATTTAAACAGTAA
- a CDS encoding prenyltransferase encodes MQKIKTVFMAARPKFLLLSFSVVVLAASTANYQGFDWSWWWLAMTMLGALLAHIAVNLLNEYQDNLSGLDFMTAKTPFSGGSGALQLNPNAANAVLNTFRVSVLLLIGLGIAFLFLKGWQILPIGVVGLSIVILYTSKITKSPWFCLISPGLAFGPLMVLGSYFVLTGQLSWLVLSLSMVPFFLVNNLLLLNQLPDLQADKKVGRYNILMKLGVRPSIYVFAGFELLAFLSLLITVYWFGLPVEILLAAVMFVLAIPMVQIALRHYDNPKSLMPALAMNVIINVFTPVLMAVGLWINQIH; translated from the coding sequence TTGCAAAAGATAAAAACGGTTTTTATGGCCGCTAGGCCGAAATTTTTGCTGTTGAGTTTTTCTGTGGTTGTTTTAGCGGCATCAACCGCTAATTATCAAGGGTTTGACTGGTCATGGTGGTGGTTGGCTATGACTATGTTGGGAGCGCTTTTAGCCCATATAGCGGTTAATTTGTTGAATGAATACCAGGATAATTTGTCAGGGTTGGATTTTATGACCGCTAAAACTCCATTTAGCGGTGGAAGCGGTGCCTTGCAGTTAAATCCAAATGCCGCCAATGCTGTTCTAAATACCTTTAGGGTGAGTGTTTTATTGCTGATTGGGTTGGGAATCGCTTTTCTCTTTTTGAAAGGCTGGCAAATTTTACCGATAGGTGTGGTCGGGTTATCAATCGTCATTTTATATACTTCAAAAATCACCAAGTCGCCATGGTTCTGTTTAATTTCACCAGGCCTGGCTTTTGGCCCTTTAATGGTGCTGGGAAGTTATTTTGTATTAACCGGCCAGTTAAGTTGGTTGGTGTTGTCACTTTCCATGGTGCCATTCTTTTTAGTCAACAATCTCTTATTGTTGAATCAGTTACCTGATCTGCAGGCGGATAAAAAAGTAGGTCGCTATAATATTTTAATGAAACTCGGTGTGCGCCCGAGTATCTATGTTTTTGCAGGTTTTGAGTTATTGGCTTTTTTAAGCCTTTTAATCACTGTGTATTGGTTTGGTCTGCCAGTAGAAATTTTATTGGCTGCCGTTATGTTTGTACTCGCCATTCCTATGGTACAGATTGCTTTAAGGCATTATGATAATCCAAAAAGTTTGATGCCCGCTTTGGCAATGAATGTCATAATCAATGTTTTCACCCCGGTGTTAATGGCCGTGGGGTTATGGATTAACCAGATTCATTAA
- a CDS encoding DNA-deoxyinosine glycosylase encodes MNREPNFCQGFEYISAQNPHWMILGTMPSVESLNQAFYYAHPRNAFWPIMHSLTQRPINTQQEKERLIKQAGLVLWDVLQSCQRQGSLDSDIKEPQANDFESLLSENPTIKTICFNGKKAEQLFKRHVLKRQRIPQEITYIVLPSTSPANATITVEDKWLFWQENLSHLV; translated from the coding sequence ATGAATAGAGAACCAAATTTTTGTCAGGGTTTTGAGTATATCTCAGCTCAAAACCCTCACTGGATGATTTTAGGTACCATGCCCAGTGTAGAATCATTGAATCAGGCGTTTTACTATGCTCATCCTAGAAACGCCTTTTGGCCAATCATGCATTCGCTGACTCAGCGACCAATCAATACCCAGCAAGAAAAAGAGCGTTTAATAAAACAGGCCGGCCTGGTGCTATGGGATGTGTTGCAGAGTTGTCAGCGTCAAGGAAGTTTAGACAGTGATATTAAAGAACCGCAAGCAAATGATTTTGAATCACTTTTGTCAGAAAACCCAACCATTAAGACCATCTGTTTTAATGGCAAAAAAGCCGAGCAATTGTTTAAACGCCATGTCTTGAAGAGGCAACGGATTCCGCAGGAGATTACTTATATTGTTCTACCCTCAACCAGTCCAGCGAATGCAACAATAACCGTAGAAGATAAATGGTTGTTTTGGCAAGAAAATTTATCTCATTTGGTATAG
- the cysM gene encoding cysteine synthase CysM, which yields MQYKTLMDFVGNTPLVKLQRMVNPKTNSVVLAKLEGNNPAGSVKDRPAINMIKQAELRGEIAPGDTLIEATSGNTGIALAMAAAMMGYKMKLIMPNNMSMERKASMAAYGAELIEVSKEQGMEGARDLADKMAKNGEGIVLDQFSNPDNPLAHYHTTGPEIWHDTEGTITHFVSAMGTTGTIMGTSMYLKEQSAEVQIVGVQPEDGAAIPGIRRWPAEYMPKIYEATRVDRTIDMSQQLAEDTMRRLAVEEGIFGGVSSGGAVAAALKVAEEVENAVIVCIICDRGDRYLSTGVYNP from the coding sequence ATGCAATATAAAACATTAATGGATTTTGTTGGAAATACGCCTTTAGTAAAACTTCAACGAATGGTGAATCCTAAGACCAATAGTGTGGTTTTAGCGAAATTGGAAGGCAATAACCCAGCCGGCTCTGTAAAAGATAGACCAGCCATTAATATGATTAAGCAAGCTGAGCTGAGAGGTGAGATTGCACCAGGAGATACTTTAATTGAAGCAACTAGCGGCAATACCGGTATCGCGTTAGCGATGGCTGCAGCCATGATGGGTTATAAAATGAAATTGATTATGCCGAATAATATGAGCATGGAGCGTAAGGCTTCGATGGCAGCCTATGGCGCAGAGTTGATTGAGGTTTCCAAAGAACAAGGGATGGAAGGTGCACGTGATCTCGCCGACAAAATGGCTAAAAACGGCGAAGGCATTGTTTTAGACCAATTTTCTAACCCTGATAACCCTTTGGCTCACTACCATACGACGGGGCCAGAAATCTGGCATGATACCGAAGGCACCATAACTCACTTTGTGAGTGCAATGGGAACGACTGGCACAATCATGGGCACGTCGATGTATTTAAAAGAACAGAGTGCTGAGGTGCAGATTGTCGGGGTTCAGCCAGAAGACGGTGCCGCCATTCCCGGGATACGTCGTTGGCCTGCCGAATATATGCCTAAAATTTATGAAGCTACTCGGGTAGACCGAACCATCGATATGTCACAGCAGTTGGCTGAAGATACCATGCGTCGTTTAGCTGTGGAAGAGGGAATTTTTGGAGGGGTTTCTTCCGGCGGTGCGGTTGCCGCGGCTTTGAAGGTGGCTGAGGAAGTTGAGAATGCGGTGATTGTGTGTATTATTTGTGACCGAGGTGACCGCTACCTATCAACAGGTGTGTATAATCCATAG
- a CDS encoding methyl-accepting chemotaxis protein yields MLANSSLNTKVILSASIIGSLAALVIGIVIYNTSIVPIQQKEKTRVIKQMTTYINDQINLKIQAGILGSTSLSIQKSLADALEVEERAEVVPLLASIRDRFKNQTNYKNIQTQLITADGRSLVKSWDTDSYGQDLSSNPLIKSAKKDKQAFGSLAIGARGVSVIAISPVIKEGEMLGMVAMIQGLASVRKAFTKDLNGQWLLLVDRDYIKQRYGSMPIIEKNTPFTDKYIVANDKWFPKEVIDFAKSAFQPIDGTNESVYSHADKMLIDIPALDEENKVFGRHIFMIDKADYEAPIDAAVSAAKISLAGIVLAILLVTISIVIVVGRLVIKPLTKVQQNTDKILNSGDFSIRNEVNANDEVGKTSAAINQLLEQIGKALNEANHTVHAISQGDFSSRISSDYQGDLETLKNGINSSTETISSVMENLSNAMVAMRDGNYNTQIQMGDSKGRYRDMLQNAQQAFNETNLVISEINSVMMAMQQGNFNERVNIEAKGDLNTLKTHINESMQSLNSAINDIVKVVTAMSAGDLTQNITNQYQGDLLQLKEATNQSISTLSAIVSEAIQAGIVVNNEANSLSSDSEVLSEKVQQQAAAIEETSATMEEMNAAVQNNTQNAIQASEVVEKVQGESEQASEVMNRTIEAMNSIQDSSNEIADIVTLIDSIAFQTNLLALNAAVEAARAGEHGRGFAVVAGEVRALAQKSADAAKDIKTLIDSSVHRIDQGTKLASESGDVLREITQSINDVSVMIHQINSASQEQAEGVSQVYQAISDIDSATQSNASLVDKTSSSANNMKQQASDLNRSMSFFKTNNVNSNYIAPKSTHSPSSSLSTDKSVKKESLPAPSRVESQTTPKTASVTKPVASQSQDSDEWSEF; encoded by the coding sequence ATGCTTGCTAATTCCTCTTTAAACACCAAAGTAATACTTTCCGCCTCCATTATTGGTTCTTTAGCAGCATTGGTGATTGGTATTGTCATCTACAACACCTCAATCGTTCCAATCCAACAGAAAGAAAAAACACGCGTCATCAAACAGATGACCACTTACATCAATGACCAGATAAACCTGAAGATTCAGGCAGGCATATTGGGTTCGACCTCTCTATCGATTCAAAAGTCTCTAGCGGATGCTTTAGAAGTTGAAGAAAGAGCCGAAGTTGTGCCACTACTGGCCAGTATTCGTGACCGTTTTAAAAACCAAACCAACTACAAAAACATTCAAACCCAGTTAATTACCGCTGACGGACGCTCACTGGTGAAATCATGGGACACGGATAGTTATGGGCAAGACCTTTCTAGTAACCCTTTGATTAAAAGTGCCAAAAAAGATAAACAAGCATTCGGTTCTTTAGCGATTGGAGCTCGTGGTGTATCAGTCATCGCCATTTCACCGGTTATAAAAGAAGGTGAGATGTTAGGTATGGTTGCGATGATTCAAGGACTGGCTTCGGTTAGAAAGGCTTTTACCAAAGATCTAAACGGCCAGTGGCTATTATTGGTTGACCGTGATTATATTAAACAGCGTTACGGCAGCATGCCGATTATTGAAAAAAATACCCCTTTTACGGATAAATATATTGTCGCCAACGACAAATGGTTCCCTAAAGAAGTGATCGATTTTGCTAAATCTGCATTCCAACCCATCGATGGCACTAATGAGTCGGTCTATAGCCACGCCGATAAAATGCTGATTGACATCCCTGCATTGGACGAAGAAAACAAGGTGTTTGGACGTCATATCTTCATGATTGATAAAGCGGATTACGAAGCACCTATCGACGCTGCTGTTTCTGCTGCAAAAATTTCACTCGCCGGTATCGTGCTTGCCATCCTACTGGTCACCATTTCGATTGTTATCGTGGTTGGGCGCTTAGTCATCAAACCTCTTACAAAGGTTCAACAGAATACCGATAAAATCCTAAATTCAGGCGATTTCAGCATTCGAAATGAAGTCAATGCAAATGATGAGGTCGGTAAAACTTCAGCGGCAATCAATCAGCTTTTAGAACAGATTGGTAAGGCGCTTAACGAGGCGAACCATACCGTGCACGCGATTTCACAAGGTGATTTTTCAAGTCGGATTTCTAGCGACTACCAAGGTGATTTAGAAACTCTGAAAAACGGAATCAACTCAAGCACCGAGACAATCTCATCGGTTATGGAGAACTTATCTAATGCCATGGTTGCCATGCGTGATGGCAACTACAACACCCAAATTCAAATGGGCGATTCAAAGGGTCGTTACCGTGACATGTTGCAAAATGCCCAACAGGCATTCAATGAAACCAATTTGGTTATCAGCGAAATCAATTCGGTAATGATGGCGATGCAGCAAGGTAACTTCAATGAACGTGTAAACATTGAAGCTAAGGGTGATTTGAACACCTTGAAAACCCATATTAATGAATCGATGCAAAGTTTGAATTCGGCCATTAATGACATTGTAAAAGTTGTTACGGCAATGAGTGCGGGGGATTTGACGCAAAACATTACCAATCAGTATCAAGGAGATCTTCTACAGCTGAAAGAAGCGACCAATCAATCTATCAGCACCCTTTCAGCCATCGTTTCTGAAGCGATTCAAGCCGGCATTGTCGTTAACAATGAGGCCAACAGCTTGTCATCAGACTCGGAAGTCTTAAGTGAGAAAGTGCAACAACAGGCCGCTGCCATCGAAGAAACTTCTGCCACTATGGAAGAGATGAACGCCGCTGTGCAAAATAACACGCAAAATGCTATTCAAGCTTCTGAAGTCGTTGAAAAAGTTCAAGGTGAATCTGAACAAGCCAGTGAAGTCATGAATCGCACTATTGAAGCGATGAACAGTATTCAGGATTCAAGTAATGAAATTGCCGACATTGTGACCTTAATCGATAGCATCGCTTTCCAAACCAATCTACTTGCCCTAAACGCCGCTGTTGAAGCGGCCAGAGCGGGAGAACATGGTAGAGGCTTTGCCGTGGTTGCCGGTGAAGTGCGTGCTCTAGCACAAAAATCAGCGGATGCGGCTAAAGACATCAAGACCCTGATTGATTCGAGTGTTCATAGAATCGACCAAGGCACGAAACTTGCCAGCGAATCCGGAGACGTGTTACGCGAGATTACACAATCGATTAATGATGTTTCAGTAATGATTCATCAAATCAATTCCGCCTCTCAGGAACAGGCGGAAGGGGTTTCTCAAGTCTATCAAGCGATTAGTGATATCGACTCGGCAACCCAGTCAAATGCCAGTTTAGTGGATAAGACATCCAGTTCTGCTAACAACATGAAACAGCAGGCTAGCGATTTAAATAGAAGCATGTCTTTCTTTAAAACCAACAATGTGAATAGTAACTATATAGCCCCTAAATCGACACATTCACCAAGCAGTAGTTTATCGACTGATAAAAGTGTAAAAAAAGAGAGTTTACCAGCACCTAGCCGTGTAGAAAGCCAGACAACACCTAAAACGGCTTCTGTCACTAAACCTGTCGCTTCACAAAGTCAGGACAGCGACGAATGGTCTGAGTTTTAA
- a CDS encoding YfhL family 4Fe-4S dicluster ferredoxin, translated as MALKIIKGCINCDMCEPECPNKAIYMGDKIYEINPDLCTECVGFYDQPTCISVCPLDCIITDPDRVEDKDSLYEKFTQLVKNDKI; from the coding sequence ATGGCTTTGAAGATCATTAAAGGCTGTATCAATTGCGATATGTGCGAGCCGGAATGCCCGAACAAGGCAATCTACATGGGGGATAAAATCTATGAGATTAACCCCGACCTGTGTACAGAGTGTGTTGGTTTTTATGACCAACCGACCTGTATCAGTGTGTGTCCATTAGACTGCATCATCACGGATCCTGACCGAGTTGAAGATAAGGATTCGCTTTATGAAAAGTTCACCCAACTAGTCAAAAACGATAAAATTTAA
- the trhP gene encoding prephenate-dependent tRNA uridine(34) hydroxylase TrhP: MKADNLNTPVVSELLSPAGTMKNMEYAFAYGADAVYAGQPRYSLRVRNNEFDEENLAKGIARAHELGKKFYVVSNIAAHNSKVNTYMKDIEPVIAMKPDALIMSDPGLIAMVHEKFPEQEIHLSVQSNAVNWATVKFWYQNGVRRVVLSRELSIAEIREIREKVPEMELEVFVHGALCIAYSGRCLLSGYINKRDANQGTCTNACRWNYNTYEAKEDETGDVVGTPRIEVANITDLTGSTERAAPEVTSYSPEPTLGLGETTEVAMLLEEEGRPGELMPAFEDEHGTYIMNSKDLRAVELIPELVDMGVHSLKIEGRTKSHYYVARTAQVYRKAIDDALAGKEFDQTLLTDLESLASRGYTEGFLRRHVHSEYQNYEYGVSKSERQRFVGEVVDVVERDGKSFLEVDVKNKFCVGDSIEIMSPAGNVSMVLDHMQTHHDEVVDCAKGSGWLVRIPNPFKDLDESVLKFCLVMRNESWGGDVKRDAAAKKVKQEQEAIDAVNRAAAAKA, encoded by the coding sequence TTGAAAGCAGACAACCTTAATACACCCGTTGTATCAGAACTTTTATCGCCTGCCGGCACAATGAAAAACATGGAGTATGCGTTTGCATACGGTGCCGATGCGGTCTATGCCGGGCAGCCTCGTTACAGCTTGCGTGTAAGAAATAATGAGTTTGATGAAGAGAATTTGGCGAAAGGGATTGCACGCGCCCATGAACTCGGTAAAAAGTTTTATGTAGTGAGTAACATCGCGGCACATAACTCCAAAGTCAATACCTACATGAAAGACATCGAGCCGGTTATTGCGATGAAACCGGATGCGTTAATTATGTCTGACCCAGGTTTGATTGCCATGGTGCATGAGAAATTCCCGGAGCAAGAGATTCACCTATCGGTGCAGTCGAACGCAGTTAACTGGGCGACTGTCAAGTTTTGGTATCAAAACGGGGTGCGTCGTGTGGTGTTGTCACGTGAACTGTCGATTGCCGAAATTCGTGAAATCCGTGAAAAAGTGCCCGAGATGGAACTGGAAGTGTTTGTCCATGGCGCTTTATGTATCGCCTATTCCGGGCGTTGTCTGCTGTCAGGTTATATCAATAAACGTGATGCCAACCAAGGGACTTGTACCAATGCATGTCGTTGGAACTACAACACCTATGAAGCTAAGGAAGATGAAACCGGCGATGTGGTCGGCACACCTCGTATTGAAGTCGCTAATATCACCGACTTGACCGGTAGTACTGAACGTGCGGCTCCGGAAGTGACAAGCTACTCTCCAGAACCAACTTTAGGCTTGGGTGAAACCACAGAAGTGGCCATGTTGTTAGAAGAAGAAGGGCGTCCTGGTGAGTTGATGCCTGCATTTGAAGATGAGCACGGCACCTATATCATGAACTCAAAAGACCTTCGTGCCGTCGAGTTGATTCCTGAATTGGTTGATATGGGTGTGCATTCGTTGAAAATCGAAGGGCGTACTAAGTCACACTATTATGTTGCTCGAACCGCACAGGTTTATCGTAAAGCCATCGATGATGCACTTGCAGGTAAAGAGTTCGACCAAACTTTATTGACCGATTTAGAGAGCCTTGCCAGTCGTGGATACACCGAAGGTTTCCTGCGTCGCCATGTGCACTCTGAATATCAAAACTATGAATACGGGGTTTCTAAATCAGAGCGTCAGCGTTTTGTCGGTGAAGTGGTTGATGTGGTTGAACGTGATGGTAAATCTTTCTTGGAAGTCGATGTGAAAAACAAATTCTGCGTGGGGGATTCAATTGAAATCATGAGCCCGGCGGGTAATGTTTCCATGGTGTTGGATCACATGCAAACCCATCATGATGAAGTGGTGGATTGCGCGAAAGGTTCAGGTTGGTTGGTGAGAATCCCTAATCCGTTCAAAGACTTGGATGAATCTGTTCTTAAGTTCTGTTTAGTGATGCGTAATGAGTCTTGGGGTGGTGATGTCAAGCGTGATGCCGCTGCCAAAAAGGTGAAACAAGAGCAAGAAGCGATAGACGCCGTTAATCGTGCGGCGGCTGCAAAAGCGTAG
- a CDS encoding glutathione S-transferase family protein, which translates to MFHRLELISFKLCPFVQRAVIVLKRKNIDFDITYIDLNNPPQWFKEISPLGQVPVLKVGDDVLFESSVIQEYVDEITPPSLQPSDPLVKAKNRAWISFGGDILMALHAMVTSKDEAISNEKRAVVLGKLQQLEAVHSGKAFFNGSEFNMIDAAYAPMFMRMEFIKNLTAIDLLEATPKLSTWSQNLLALDCVEQSVVPGLPTMYKGMLKHMDGYLSTLLVD; encoded by the coding sequence ATGTTTCACAGGTTGGAGTTGATCAGTTTTAAATTATGTCCGTTTGTGCAACGTGCGGTAATTGTATTGAAGAGAAAAAACATAGATTTTGATATCACTTATATCGACCTCAATAATCCTCCACAATGGTTTAAGGAAATATCCCCTCTAGGACAAGTGCCAGTCCTTAAGGTAGGGGACGATGTGCTTTTTGAATCTTCGGTTATTCAAGAATATGTGGATGAAATTACCCCGCCATCGCTTCAGCCCAGCGACCCCTTGGTTAAAGCTAAAAACCGCGCCTGGATTAGTTTCGGTGGCGATATTCTAATGGCTCTGCATGCTATGGTGACCAGTAAGGACGAAGCCATCTCCAATGAAAAGCGAGCCGTGGTGTTGGGGAAGTTGCAACAGTTGGAAGCGGTTCACTCGGGTAAGGCGTTTTTTAACGGTTCTGAATTCAATATGATTGATGCCGCTTATGCGCCAATGTTTATGCGTATGGAGTTTATTAAGAATCTAACCGCTATCGATTTATTGGAAGCTACACCAAAACTATCAACGTGGTCGCAGAACTTATTGGCTTTGGATTGTGTTGAACAATCTGTGGTACCTGGGTTGCCAACGATGTATAAAGGCATGCTCAAGCACATGGACGGCTATTTATCGACCCTGTTAGTTGATTGA